The genomic stretch GCCGACCTCTCCCGCGCGAAGCGCGGGGCGAGGTGATGTCGCTGTCATTCCGGGATGGTCCGAAGGACCAGACCCGGAATCTCGAGATTCTCAGGTGCGCAATTGCGCACCTAGTTCGATGCTTTGCATCGCCCCGGAATGACGGGAACGCCCTACTGCACGCTCAGCGCCACGAAGCGCAGTTCGCCGTCGCCGTTGGCGACCATCAGCAGGACCGACTTCTTGCCGTCCTTCTTGAGCTGATCGACGCGCTTCTTGACGTCGGCGGCGTTGCTCACCGCTTCCTGCGCCACCTCGACGATGACGTCGCCGGCGGACAGCCGCTTGTCGGCGGCGTCCGAGGCGCCGTCGACACCGGTGACGATGACGCCCTTGACGGTGTCCTTGATCTTGTACTTGGCCCGCAGATCCTTGCTCAGCGTCGCGAGATCAAGGCCGAGCGCCTTTTGCGTCACCGGTTTCTCGGCCGGCTCTTCCTTGGCCTTGGCCGCAGCCTGCTGCACCTTGTCGGTATCCTCCAGGCGGCCGAGCGTCACTTTACGGGTTTCCTCGACGCCCTTGCGGATGATGACGACCTCGACTTCCTTGCCGACCGCGGTGTCGGCGACGACGCGCGACAGATCCTTCGGGTCCTTGACCTCCTTGCCGTCGAACTTGACGACGACGTCGCCGGGCTCGATGCCCGCCGGCTTCGCCGGACCCTTGTCGTCGACGCCGGCGACCAGCGCGCCGCGCGCGGGCTTGATGTTGAGGCTTTCGGCGATCTCGTCGGAGACCTGCTGGATGCGCACGCCGAGCCAGCCGCGGCGCAGCTCGCCGAACTGCCGCAGCTGGTCGACCACGCCTGCCACGGTTTTCGAAGGCACCGCAAAACCGAGACCGATCGAGCCGCCGGTCGGCGAGATGATCAGCGTGTTGACGCCGATCACTTCGCCCTCGAGATTGAACAGCGGTCCGCCGGAATTGCCGCGATTGATCGAGGCGTCGGTCTGGATGTAGTTGTCGTACGGGCCCTGGCTGATGTCGCGGTTGCGCGCCGACACGATGCCGGCGGTGACGGTGCCGCCGAGGCTGAACGGATTGCCGATCGCGATCACCCATTCGCCGAGCCGCAGCTTGTCGGAATCGCCGAACTTCACCGCGATCAGCGGCTTCACCGGCTTGAACTTCAAAACCGCGATATCGGTCTTCTTGTCGACGCCGACCAGCTCGGCCTTGATCTTGGTGCCGTCGTTCATGATCACGTTGATCTCGTCGGCGTCCGCGATGACGTGATTATTGGTGACGACGATGCCCGAGGTATCGACGATGAAACCGGAGCCGAGCGAATTGGTCTTGCGCGGCTGCATGTCGCCGCCGCCCTTGGAACCGCCGCCCGGCGCCCTGCGGTTCTTGAAGAAGTCGTCGAAGAATTCCTCGAACGGCGAGCCCGGCGGCAGTTGCGGCATTGCCCCGCGGTCGCCGCCGCCCTTGGCTTCGACGGTCTGCGAGGTCGAGATGTTGACGACGGCGTCGATCACCTTCTCGGCGATGTCGGCGATGCCGTCCGGCCCGCGCGCGAACGCCGGCGCCGCGCAGAGCATGCTCGCAGCGCCGAGCATGATCGCAGCTCCCATCAGGCGCAGGCGACGGCTCACGGCGGGTCTGGCAGCGGTCATATCGGCTTCTCTCCAGCGGGTCGATTTGGGGTCCACAGTGCGCCCGAACCGGCCTGCGGCGCAAGCATTTGAGCCGGACATTTCGGCGAAAAACCGGCTGGAAACGGGTAACGATTCCGTTGATTCGCAACGCGATTTTCTCCCCACCCGTCATTGCGAGCGAAGCGAAGCAATCCATCGTGCCAAGCAAAGAAAGAATGGATTGCTTCGTCGCTTCGCTCCTCGCAATGACGGAATAGAGAGCCGATTCGATCGGAACCAGCCGCTACCGCCTCACGAACCATATCAGGACCAGGCCCGCGACCGCCGATCCGATGCCGACGGCGCGCAGGATATTGTCGGGCGTCGCCAGCGCGCTCTTCATGGCGCGGCGCATCCAGGCCGGGCTGGCTGCGAACATCAGGCCTTCCAGCACGAACAGGATTCCCAAACCGATGAGGAAGTCGGCGAACGCAATGGACCTCATCGGATGGCAACCTCCCGTTTGATGTGCTTTTTTTGGTTCAGCAAAGCGGAACCCGCTTCGCTCAGTCTCGTGCCGGGCCGGCCAGGTTTACGGCTTCGCGGCGGCCGGCGCTGCGGCCTCCGGCGGATGACCGGACGGATTGGCGAAGAAGCGGAAGAACTCCGAATCCGGCCGCAGCAGGAAGCGGGTATCGCTGCTCTTCAGGCCGGTCTCATACGCGGTCATCGAGCGATAGAACGCGAAGAAGTCCGGATCCTTGCCATAGGCTTCGGCGAACAGGCGGTTGCGTTCGGCGTCGCCGGCGCCGCGCGTCTGCTCGGCGGTCGAGTTGGCTTCGGCGATGATGACGGTCGCCTCGCGATCGGCCTTGGAGCGGATCTCCTGCGCCTTCTGGCCACCCTGGGCGCGGAACTCGGCGGCTTCGCGCTGCCGTTCGGTCTGCATGCGCTGGTAGACCGCCTGGCTGTTCTGCTCCGGCAGATCGGCACGCCGGATCCGCACGTCGACCACCTGGATGCCGTAACCGTCGGCCTCCTTGTCGAGCTGATCGCGAATCCGCGCCATCAGGGCCTCGCGCTGGTCGCGCACCACCGTGATGAAAGTGACCTCGCCCAGCACGCGGCGCAGCGACGCGTTCAACAGCGTCGTGAGCTGGATGTTGGCGGCCTGGATCGAGCCGACGCTCTGATAGAAGCGCAGCGCGTTCTTGATGCGATAGCGGGCGAAGGCGTCGACCACCAGCCGCTTCTGATCCGACGCAATCACTTCCTGCGACGGGTTTTCCAGATCGAGGATGCGTTTGTCGATCGAGATCACGGTGTCGATGAACGGCGCCTTGAAGTTCAGGCCCGGCTCAGAGACGACGCGGATGGGCTCGCCGAGCCGAACCACCAGTACCTGCTCGGTCTGGGCTACGGTGAAGACCGAGCTGTAGCCGACGATAATGACGATAAACAGCGCGATCAGGGTAACGATGCCTGCAATGGGAGATCTCATCGCGTGCCTCCACCCTGCTGCGGCTGGCCGGTCGTGGCCGGCGCGGGCGGCCGCTTGGGCGTCAACTCGCTCAAGGGCAGATACGGCACGATGCTCTGCGAGCCGCCGCCGTCATAGACGAGCTTCTCGGAGCCGCCGAGCACGCGCTCCATCGTCTCCAGATAAATCCGTTGCCGCGTCACATCAGGCGCCTTCTTGTATTCGTCATAGACTTTCAGGAAGCGCGCGCTCTGGCCCTTGGCCTCGGCGATCGCCTGTTGCTGGTAGCCTTCGGCAACCTGCAGGATTTGCGCGGCGCGGCCGCGGGCGTCGGGGACGACGCGGTTGGCATAGGTCTGCGCTTCGTTCTGCAGGCGCTCGAGATCGGCGCGCGCGGCCTGGACGTCGCGGAAGGAATCGATCACCTGCGCCGGTGGGTCGACCTTCTGCATCTGGACCTGCTGGACCAGGATGCCTGCACCATAGCTGTCCAGCGTCTTCTGCATCAGTTCCTGGACGTTGGCTTCCGTGGTGGTGCGGGCGCCGGTCAGGATCGGCTGGATTTGGGCTTTGCCAACGGCCTCGCGCATCGCGCTTTCGGCGACCGCCTTCACGGTGCCTTCGGGATTCTGGATGTTGAAGAGATAATCGCCGACGCCGTCGGGCTTGATCCGCCACAACACCGTGAAGTCGACGTCGACGATGTTCTCGTCGCCGGTCAGCATCAGGCTTTCCTCCGGCACATCGCGCATGGTGCGGCCGCGCCGCGCCGGATCGTCGATCAAGGTCATGCCGATCGAGATGGTGGAGACGCGCAGCGCCTTCGGCAGCAGCACGGTCTCGATCGGATAGGGCAGATGATAGTTCAGGCCGGGCTGCACGGTGCGCACATGCTTGCCGAAGCGCAGCACGACGCCGAGCTCTTCGGACTGGACGCGGAAAAAGCCGGACAATCCCCAGATCGCCAGGGCGCCGACCAGAACCAGCGCGATGCCCATGCCGCTGAAATGGCCGCCGGGCAGAAGCTGCTGCAGCCGGTCCTGACCGCGGCGCAGAAGGTCCTCAAGATCGGGTGGCCGTGGCCCGACCGACTGCGGACCGGAGCCCCACGGCCCTTTCGGACCCGAGCCCCAGGGGCCCCCGCCTTGATTCTTCCACGGCATCGATAATCTCCTAAGGCGGGGTCCGGGACCACCGGTTTGGGCACGATGCCCAGCCTCGCAACTCGCCCGGCTTTATAGGGGACCGCCCGGGCCCTTACAACGCAAGCTTCCAGTGCAACGAGCTATGCTTGAGGCCACAATTGTCAATGCAAACATTGGTTAGCGCGGTTAATGCGGCCTTCGCCGTCGATATGTCACATAGGAAAAGTCGGCACTATCGGCCGGACCGGCCGGATTTCGCACGCGCGCGACCTCTTGCCAAACCGCGGGCTCAATTGCGGCGAAACGTGTATCGCCGTCAGGCCGGGCATGCACTTCGGTGATTTCCAGCCGGTCGGCGCACTCCATCCACTGCGCGTAGATCTCGGCGCCGCCGATCACCGCGATCTCAGTGGCGAAACGCCGCAGCGCGTCGCCTGTGGCGATCGCCCTGGCGTTGGCAAAGGAATTGGTCACCACCACGCCGGCGGCGCGAAAATCCGGATCGCGCGTCACCACGATGTTGGTTCGCCCGGGCAGCGGCCGGCCGATCGAGACGAAGGTCTTGCGTCCCATCACCACCGGCTTACCCGACGTCAGCGCCTTGAAGCGCTGCATGTCGGATTTCAGCCGCCACGGAATGGCGCCGCCGGCGCCGATCACGCCGTTCTCGGCGACCGCCACGATGAGCATGACTTCCATCAGCGCGCCCCCTGCGCCAGCGCGGTCAACGCCGGGCCGGTGACCCGGCATACCGTCCACTCGTCCATCAGCACCGCGCCCAGCGATTTATAGAATTCGATCGACGGCGTATTCCAGTCCAGCACCGACCATTGCAGGCGCGACCAGCCATTCGCCTCGCACTGCCTGGCGAGATTGGCCAGCAGCGCCTTGCCGATGCCCTTGCCGCGCAGCGCCGGACGGACGAACAGATCTTCCAGATAGATTCCGGAGCGGCCGCTGAAGGTCGAGAAATTGACGAACCAGACCGCGAAGCCGGCCGGCTCGCCGTCCCACTCCGCCATCTCGCAAAACAGCCGCGGATGATCGCCGAACAACGCGGCGTCGATGTCGGCTTCGGTGGCTTCGACCTCGTGCAGCAGTTTTTCGTACTCGGCGAGTTCGCGAACCAGCGACAGGACAAGTCCGGCCTCACCGGGGCGCGCACGGCGGATGGTGAGAGACATTCAGTCGCTCACACCGCGGCTCATACAGCCACCTGCGCCTTGATGTGCGGATGCGGGTCG from Bradyrhizobium sp. Ash2021 encodes the following:
- a CDS encoding Do family serine endopeptidase, which translates into the protein MTAARPAVSRRLRLMGAAIMLGAASMLCAAPAFARGPDGIADIAEKVIDAVVNISTSQTVEAKGGGDRGAMPQLPPGSPFEEFFDDFFKNRRAPGGGSKGGGDMQPRKTNSLGSGFIVDTSGIVVTNNHVIADADEINVIMNDGTKIKAELVGVDKKTDIAVLKFKPVKPLIAVKFGDSDKLRLGEWVIAIGNPFSLGGTVTAGIVSARNRDISQGPYDNYIQTDASINRGNSGGPLFNLEGEVIGVNTLIISPTGGSIGLGFAVPSKTVAGVVDQLRQFGELRRGWLGVRIQQVSDEIAESLNIKPARGALVAGVDDKGPAKPAGIEPGDVVVKFDGKEVKDPKDLSRVVADTAVGKEVEVVIIRKGVEETRKVTLGRLEDTDKVQQAAAKAKEEPAEKPVTQKALGLDLATLSKDLRAKYKIKDTVKGVIVTGVDGASDAADKRLSAGDVIVEVAQEAVSNAADVKKRVDQLKKDGKKSVLLMVANGDGELRFVALSVQ
- a CDS encoding DUF2065 domain-containing protein yields the protein MRSIAFADFLIGLGILFVLEGLMFAASPAWMRRAMKSALATPDNILRAVGIGSAVAGLVLIWFVRR
- a CDS encoding protease modulator HflC, with the protein product MRSPIAGIVTLIALFIVIIVGYSSVFTVAQTEQVLVVRLGEPIRVVSEPGLNFKAPFIDTVISIDKRILDLENPSQEVIASDQKRLVVDAFARYRIKNALRFYQSVGSIQAANIQLTTLLNASLRRVLGEVTFITVVRDQREALMARIRDQLDKEADGYGIQVVDVRIRRADLPEQNSQAVYQRMQTERQREAAEFRAQGGQKAQEIRSKADREATVIIAEANSTAEQTRGAGDAERNRLFAEAYGKDPDFFAFYRSMTAYETGLKSSDTRFLLRPDSEFFRFFANPSGHPPEAAAPAAAKP
- the hflK gene encoding FtsH protease activity modulator HflK, producing MPWKNQGGGPWGSGPKGPWGSGPQSVGPRPPDLEDLLRRGQDRLQQLLPGGHFSGMGIALVLVGALAIWGLSGFFRVQSEELGVVLRFGKHVRTVQPGLNYHLPYPIETVLLPKALRVSTISIGMTLIDDPARRGRTMRDVPEESLMLTGDENIVDVDFTVLWRIKPDGVGDYLFNIQNPEGTVKAVAESAMREAVGKAQIQPILTGARTTTEANVQELMQKTLDSYGAGILVQQVQMQKVDPPAQVIDSFRDVQAARADLERLQNEAQTYANRVVPDARGRAAQILQVAEGYQQQAIAEAKGQSARFLKVYDEYKKAPDVTRQRIYLETMERVLGGSEKLVYDGGGSQSIVPYLPLSELTPKRPPAPATTGQPQQGGGTR
- a CDS encoding dihydrofolate reductase; this translates as MEVMLIVAVAENGVIGAGGAIPWRLKSDMQRFKALTSGKPVVMGRKTFVSIGRPLPGRTNIVVTRDPDFRAAGVVVTNSFANARAIATGDALRRFATEIAVIGGAEIYAQWMECADRLEITEVHARPDGDTRFAAIEPAVWQEVARVRNPAGPADSADFSYVTYRRRRPH
- a CDS encoding GNAT family N-acetyltransferase encodes the protein MSLTIRRARPGEAGLVLSLVRELAEYEKLLHEVEATEADIDAALFGDHPRLFCEMAEWDGEPAGFAVWFVNFSTFSGRSGIYLEDLFVRPALRGKGIGKALLANLARQCEANGWSRLQWSVLDWNTPSIEFYKSLGAVLMDEWTVCRVTGPALTALAQGAR